One Cygnus atratus isolate AKBS03 ecotype Queensland, Australia chromosome 21, CAtr_DNAZoo_HiC_assembly, whole genome shotgun sequence genomic region harbors:
- the GABRD gene encoding gamma-aminobutyric acid receptor subunit delta isoform X2 — MEFLTWLFPALVLLCTQQHRCIRAMTDIGDYIGSNIEISWLPNLDDLMKGYARNFRPGIGGPPVNVALAIEVASIDHISEVNMEYTMTVFLHQSWRDERLSYNHTNETLGLDSRFVDKLWLPDTFIVNAKSAWFHDVTVENKLIRLQPDGVILYSIRITSTVACDMDLSKYPMDEQECMLDLESYGYSSEDIVYHWSENQDEIHGLDKLQLAQFTITNYQFTTEMMNFKSGQFPRLSLHFHLRRNRGVYIIQSYVPSILLVAMSWVSFWISQSAVPARVSLGITTVLTMTTLMVSARSSLPRASAIKALDVYFWICYVFVFAALVEYAFAHFNADYMKKQKNKLKARRQSGEVNVKNAIVLFSLSIAGVHQELAISNRHHRIPRSLPGSYGTIEIETGETKLRQEMKLDRKSGLKSLFKPIDADTIDIYARAVFPAAFAAVNVIYWVAYTM; from the exons ATGGAATTTCTCACCTGGCTTTTCCCCGCCTTGGTCCTGCTGtgcacccagcagcacaggtgCATCAG AGCTATGACTGACATTGGAGATTACATAGGCTCCAACATCGAAATATCCTGGTTACCCAACCTAGACGATTTGATGAAAGGGTATGCACGGAATTTCAGGCCTGGGATTGGAG gtCCTCCTGTTAACGTTGCTCTTGCAATTGAAGTAGCCAGCATCGACCACATCTCAGAGGTGAACATG GAATATACCATGACGGTATTTTTGCACCAGAGCTGGCGAGATGAGCGTCTGTCTTACAACCACACCAATGAAACTCTGGGCTTAGACAGCCGGTTTGTGGACAAGCTCTGGCTGCCAGACACTTTCATAGTAAATGCCAAGTCTGCCTGGTTCCATGATGTGACTGTGGAAAACAAACTTATCAGGCTCCAGCCAGATGGGGTCATTTTATACAGCATAAG GATTACCTCAACGGTGGCCTGCGACATGGACCTTTCCAAGTACCCAATGGATGAGCAAGAATGCATGTTGGATTTGGAGAGCT ATGGCTATTCTTCAGAGGACATTGTCTACCACTGGTCAGAAAACCAGGATGAAATCCATGGGCTGGATAAGCTGCAGCTTGCTCAGTTCACAATCACCAATTACCAGTTCACAACAGAAATGATGAACTTCAAATCTG GTCAGTTTCCCAGGCTCAGTCTCCACTTCCACCTTCGGCGAAATCGAGGAGTTTACATCATTCAGTCTTACGTTCCTTCTATCTTACTAGTGGCCATGTCGTGGGTATCCTTCTGGATCAGCCAGTCAGCTGTGCCTGCCAGAGTGTCATTAG GTATAACTACTGTTCTTACTATGACTACGCTGATGGTCAGTGCCCGTTCTTCACTTCCACGAGCATCTGCCATCAAGGCGCTTGATGTTTACTTCTGGATATGCTACGTGTTTGTCTTCGCTGCACTTGTAGAATATGCATTTGCACATTTCAATGCTGActacatgaaaaagcaaaagaacaagcTCAAGGCAAGAAGGCAGAGTGGAGAG GTAAACGTGAAGAATGCCATCgttctgttttccctttccatAGCTGGTGTGCACCAGGAACTGGCCATTTCCAACAGGCACCACCGCATTCCCAGAAGTCTGCCCGGATCATACGGCACAATAGAAATAGAAACTGGAGAGACAAAACTGCGGCAAGAAATGAAACTGGATAGAAAGAGTGGTCTGAAGTCCCTCTTTAAGCCCATTGATGCTGATACCATTGACATATACGCCAGAGCAGTGTTTCCAGCAGCCTTTGCAGCAGTCAATGTTATATACTGGGTTGCCTACACAATGTAA
- the GABRD gene encoding gamma-aminobutyric acid receptor subunit delta isoform X1: MEFLTWLFPALVLLCTQQHRCIRAMTDIGDYIGSNIEISWLPNLDDLMKGYARNFRPGIGGPPVNVALAIEVASIDHISEVNMEYTMTVFLHQSWRDERLSYNHTNETLGLDSRFVDKLWLPDTFIVNAKSAWFHDVTVENKLIRLQPDGVILYSIRITSTVACDMDLSKYPMDEQECMLDLESYGYSSEDIVYHWSENQDEIHGLDKLQLAQFTITNYQFTTEMMNFKSAGQFPRLSLHFHLRRNRGVYIIQSYVPSILLVAMSWVSFWISQSAVPARVSLGITTVLTMTTLMVSARSSLPRASAIKALDVYFWICYVFVFAALVEYAFAHFNADYMKKQKNKLKARRQSGEVNVKNAIVLFSLSIAGVHQELAISNRHHRIPRSLPGSYGTIEIETGETKLRQEMKLDRKSGLKSLFKPIDADTIDIYARAVFPAAFAAVNVIYWVAYTM; encoded by the exons ATGGAATTTCTCACCTGGCTTTTCCCCGCCTTGGTCCTGCTGtgcacccagcagcacaggtgCATCAG AGCTATGACTGACATTGGAGATTACATAGGCTCCAACATCGAAATATCCTGGTTACCCAACCTAGACGATTTGATGAAAGGGTATGCACGGAATTTCAGGCCTGGGATTGGAG gtCCTCCTGTTAACGTTGCTCTTGCAATTGAAGTAGCCAGCATCGACCACATCTCAGAGGTGAACATG GAATATACCATGACGGTATTTTTGCACCAGAGCTGGCGAGATGAGCGTCTGTCTTACAACCACACCAATGAAACTCTGGGCTTAGACAGCCGGTTTGTGGACAAGCTCTGGCTGCCAGACACTTTCATAGTAAATGCCAAGTCTGCCTGGTTCCATGATGTGACTGTGGAAAACAAACTTATCAGGCTCCAGCCAGATGGGGTCATTTTATACAGCATAAG GATTACCTCAACGGTGGCCTGCGACATGGACCTTTCCAAGTACCCAATGGATGAGCAAGAATGCATGTTGGATTTGGAGAGCT ATGGCTATTCTTCAGAGGACATTGTCTACCACTGGTCAGAAAACCAGGATGAAATCCATGGGCTGGATAAGCTGCAGCTTGCTCAGTTCACAATCACCAATTACCAGTTCACAACAGAAATGATGAACTTCAAATCTG CAGGTCAGTTTCCCAGGCTCAGTCTCCACTTCCACCTTCGGCGAAATCGAGGAGTTTACATCATTCAGTCTTACGTTCCTTCTATCTTACTAGTGGCCATGTCGTGGGTATCCTTCTGGATCAGCCAGTCAGCTGTGCCTGCCAGAGTGTCATTAG GTATAACTACTGTTCTTACTATGACTACGCTGATGGTCAGTGCCCGTTCTTCACTTCCACGAGCATCTGCCATCAAGGCGCTTGATGTTTACTTCTGGATATGCTACGTGTTTGTCTTCGCTGCACTTGTAGAATATGCATTTGCACATTTCAATGCTGActacatgaaaaagcaaaagaacaagcTCAAGGCAAGAAGGCAGAGTGGAGAG GTAAACGTGAAGAATGCCATCgttctgttttccctttccatAGCTGGTGTGCACCAGGAACTGGCCATTTCCAACAGGCACCACCGCATTCCCAGAAGTCTGCCCGGATCATACGGCACAATAGAAATAGAAACTGGAGAGACAAAACTGCGGCAAGAAATGAAACTGGATAGAAAGAGTGGTCTGAAGTCCCTCTTTAAGCCCATTGATGCTGATACCATTGACATATACGCCAGAGCAGTGTTTCCAGCAGCCTTTGCAGCAGTCAATGTTATATACTGGGTTGCCTACACAATGTAA
- the LOC126913546 gene encoding atherin-like: MKSWWAPPTSAQFCKRLGTTFPTLPQARASSRTGDVSLTSDVLLSVLRSHPAASGHPAVGCTDSSAPLSLPRNICSNDSLDTLIPEKTENSDVGDPPPSRTQPLPGPNSLRRRPSQLPPPARSPPRHAPLRGGGSRGEHRRTPPAAAGGALRGRPRDAPPLWFAPLPGQRIQRARGGAAVRGGFEGTRRGL; this comes from the exons ATGAAAAGTTGGTGGGCTCCTCCCACGTCTGCACAATTTTGCAA AAGACTTGGGACGACATTccccactctgccccaagccagGGCTAGCTCCAGGACTGGAGATGTTTCCCTCACTTCAGATGTGTTGCTCTCAGTGCTGCGCTCTCATCCGGCGGCATCTGGCCATCCTGCTGTGGGGTGCACTGACAGCAGTGCCCCACTCAGTCTTCCTCGTAACATCTGTAGCAATGACTCACTG GACACGCTTATTCCcgaaaagacagaaaactcgGACGTCGGGGACCCGCCGCCTTCCAGGACCCAACCCCTTCCAGGACCCAACTCCCTCAGGCGCCGTCCCTCCCAGCTGCCACCACCGGCCCGCAGCCCGCCCAGGCACGCACCACTCCGCGGGGGGGGGTCACGGGGCGAGCACCGCCGGACGCCTCCAGCGGCTGCAGGGGGGGCTCTAAGGGGGCGCCCCCGCGACGCGCCCCCGCTGTGGTTTGCTCCGTTGCCGGGGCAACGCATCCAACGGGCGCGGGGAGGGGCGGCTGTGAGGGGAGGCTTTGAGGGGACGCGGcgggggctgtga